Part of the Syntrophales bacterium genome is shown below.
GCCGCGCCTTTTCTGATATTATCCGATACAATCCACATATTGATACCATTTGCGATTGACTCGTCCTGTCTGATCCTCCCCACGAAGGTATCATCCTTGCCGGCGGCATGAATCGCAAGAGGGTATTCCTTTCCCTCCGGATTATCAATAACGGTGACCCCAGGGGCCCGGGACAGGATTTCTCTGACCTCTTCCGCGGTAATCTTCTTTTCTGTTTCGATATTTACAGATTCGGAGTGACCGTAAAAAACGGGAACTCTAACCGCTGTGGCCGTTACCGCGATAGATTGATCGTGGAAGATTTTCCTGGTTTCATTTGCCATCTTCATCTCTTCTTTTGTGTATCCATTGTCTAAGAAAATATCAATCTGGGGGATGCAGTTGAAGGCAATTATGTGAGGAAGCACCTGTATCTTGGGTTCCTGGAAGTTTAACAGTGACCTTGTCTGCATGTCCAGTTCTTCGATGGCCCTTTTCCCCGCTCCCGATACGGCCTGATACGTAGAGACAACGATTCTCCTGATCCTGGCCACATCATGGATCGGTTTGAGGGCTACAACCATTTGGATGGTCGAACAGTTAGGATTGGCGATGATTCTCCTCTTTTCATACATCTTGATTGCCTCGGGATTTACCTCGGGCACCACTAAAGGAATTTCGGGGTCCATTCGGAAGGCGCTGGTGTTGTCAATGACAACACATCCCGCCCTAACGGCAAGGGGGGCAAACCGCTCACTGATACTGCCGCCGGCGGAAAAGAGACCTACGTTCATTCCTGCAAAGGAATTTTCATCCAGTACCTCAACGGGAATCGTCTTTCCTCTAAAGACCAATTCTTTTCCGGCAGAACGTTCCGAGGCAAGGAGTTTCAAACGATCAACGGGAAAATC
Proteins encoded:
- a CDS encoding aspartate-semialdehyde dehydrogenase, which encodes MKRYNVAIVGATGAVGGEMIKILEERDFPVDRLKLLASERSAGKELVFRGKTIPVEVLDENSFAGMNVGLFSAGGSISERFAPLAVRAGCVVIDNTSAFRMDPEIPLVVPEVNPEAIKMYEKRRIIANPNCSTIQMVVALKPIHDVARIRRIVVSTYQAVSGAGKRAIEELDMQTRSLLNFQEPKIQVLPHIIAFNCIPQIDIFLDNGYTKEEMKMANETRKIFHDQSIAVTATAVRVPVFYGHSESVNIETEKKITAEEVREILSRAPGVTVIDNPEGKEYPLAIHAAGKDDTFVGRIRQDESIANGINMWIVSDNIRKGAA